In the genome of Brachypodium distachyon strain Bd21 chromosome 3, Brachypodium_distachyon_v3.0, whole genome shotgun sequence, the window GCAATCAAATAATATAACAGGATATGCATTTACCAGTTATAAATCAATATAATTGTTTTGACTCGACTGGCATATTGAAACTTCAGAGATTGctgaaataaaaaagaatgtATCCgttggcatgcatggtgatCAATAGGTACACATTATGAAGACCATTGTGTTAGTAAAATGCTACTAAGTATAAATGGATTATATGGAGTAGTAGTAAATTGTGCATATGTATAGGTGATATATATCTGTTGGCTCGGCATTTAGAATGGGGTCATTATGTGGAAAATACTCCAGCTATTATATTTTGTCTTTAGTTACTGAAATAAATGAGCAGGGTGTGAATTTAGTGGATCTGCCAAATATTAGCGTGAGCCAGCTAGCTCCGAGCCTCATTTTTTAAAGCAAGAGAACAGAGCAGCTATTCCACAAACCAAACATTGCACTTCAAGTCTTCTCTGCTGAACCAAACTTCCATACAACCCTTTTTAGTGCCTAGCTGTGTACCATGGCTCAAGAAAACACCAACACCGACGGCAAGAACAACGAGGCGCTAGCGGCGGCGAACAGCTCCAAATTCATGAGTTCTGGCAGTGGCAGCAGGTCCAAGGACAGCGATCTGACCGACGCGGGTATTGTTGACAAGGGGAAGGGCATCGTCAAGgcagaagaacaagaagagggTGGTGGATCTAAGGGTAAGATGATGAGCATAGTGCAGCCCGCAGATGCCACAGCAGGAGGCAGCTGCCGCAGAGCGCTGCACGCCGCTACAGAGCGCGAGAGGCGGAGGCAGATGAGCGAGTTGTTCAGCAACCTGCACGGCCTCCTCCCCAGCCTCCCCGACAAGGTATATCTCTTATTTGGGTTTCTTCTTCTGCGGATGCAGTCACATCAAGGTGCTGGTCTTTCACTTCAATTCTTACCGGCGTTTGATTTTGTATTTGTTTTAGACGAACAAGTCGACGATAGTGATGGAGGCGATACACTACATCAAGACCCTGGAGGGGACGCTGAGCGAGCTGGAGAAGCGCAAGCAGGATCTCGCACGAGGCATCTGCTTGTCCTCGTCGGCAGCACGTGCTACCATGATGGCACATCAGCCGCCGGCTGGTGGGATCTTTCCAGCGGGGGCAGCAGCTGTGGCACCGGTGGGCGCAGCAGTGCCTGCGGTGCCAGTGGAGCTCCAGAAATGGTCGGGGCAGAACGTCGTGTTGAGCTTGTCAGGAGACGACGCGCACATCAACGTGTGCTCGGCACGGCGCACGGGCTTGCTGACGATGGTGGTGGCCATACTCGAGAAGTACGGCATCGAGGTGGTCACGTCAGAGATCGCCTCCAACAGCTCTAGGAACAGGTTCACCTTCCACACCCACCGCGTAAGTAAACCCTTGTCCTCTAGGTTCTGGCCTTCTAGGGGTTAGGCTTATAGAGGTGCTTTTAATAGTTTTCAGTTGCCTCAAGATATTTTATAATCGTCACTCTCCTAAAATTGCAGATAAATAAAACTAAAATTACAGGCTTAGAAAATGTGTAACTTCAGCAAAATACAAGCAGTTCAACTTTTATTTGTAACTGAAGGAACACGTGGTTTTAAAACATCAGGTCGTGAAAACCGTTGAATTTGGGCATCTTGGGGCTTACTTGCCCTTCTTAAAAATAGAATCCACAAAGCACCTGCCTCAACATTAGGGAGAAAACGTAATCACATGTTGTCTTTATATAACTATACCATATGTCCATATCCATCTGATGTGATAAGGTATGTTTCCTAGCGCTGAACTTTCCTTAAAAAATTTGTCGAAATTGTCGAATAAATGGAAGAGTAAAAATCACACATTTTTCACGGGAAGTGTTCCGTTTCTTACATATATCGCATATATGCCACCTCTTACTGTTGTGTACTAGCATCAATCCTGTTAACATACAGAAAATGGCAATATCAATGATCACATTAAAATATGGAAAGTAGAATTAGCTGGCCCTTGACTGTACCCCTCATAGTCTTAGGGGAAAGacccgtcttcttcttcaacatCCTCATCCAAGCCGTCCTCTGAACTTAACCAGTTCCCACTGCGTAGTCGCACACGTCCTGACTCCACCAACGTCGCAAAGATCCACCTACTCCCCATCTCATTCCTCCTTCTCTCCTTAATTCACTTTTGTTTCGGCATCACTATAGATCTCGTGTTATACTCACGCTGTTTGATCACCTCATCAGCCTCACATAGTAGCAATCCACCACCGGTCTGGTAGCTCATCTCTCCCGTCGACGATCCCTCTAAGAATAGACAGCATTAGTGAACCGATCCATTGATGGGGTCGAACCCTAGCGCTATTGTTGCCAATTTATCAATATATACCAGCGTTTAGAGTCCCGTCTCACCTCATATTTTTCATCCTCATCTTGTTTCCTCCTCCCTTCCTGCCTCTTAGTGTTTGATCACGACCATACAAGATCCAATCAGATTGTAGCAAATGTTTTGGTGTTAAGCCTATGGGGAGAATGTTatcaatttatttttgactACTActttttgcatactcatataTGTTAGTCCTTCTGAGTTGCATAACCTCCCAGCttgtacagttttttttatgtcaaCTAGTACTAGAATGGAGTTCTTCCTAGCTAAAATCCTTCCTTGTATCGATGCGCTAGCTATTAGACTATATGTAATGTTGGGTCACATTTGTTGGTTCATTGGAAAAAAATGTCAAAGCAAATGGATGATTCTGAATCAACCTGTCGAGTGCAAGCTTATAATGAGTAGAGAGGAAGATGACAAGCTTTTAGTATGTCATGTATTCTTTCCTTTTAAAAATGTTACTAGCGAGCGTGGCATGTACACAAATGGATGTCATAGGACAGCTCTGCTTACTGGTATATAAACCGAGAAAAAAATGctgataatttttttaatgaaagtAAAACACAACTCTAATCAAATTGGATGATTTTACACTACTTAGAGACAGCAACAAAACAACACATGAGGTAACATGGCCAATCAGAAGCACCCCGCCCCCCCAGAATGCGGCCAATCGGAATACTTTTGTAGCCTAGAAACCGAAATCCACCACATACTTGATACTTCCTCAATTCAAGTCTTTCTCATATCATAATTGGATATTCATACGTGTTGAATTCTATAGATGTAATTCTTCTTGGCCACCTCATCTCAcagttatatatatatatcgtTCAATCTGGCCTCATTGTGCCATGAGCACCAACAATAAGGTCACCAGCAGTCATAGAAACTCATTGCCATTGCTGTTGTAGCAAAATTTGCCTTTTCCCTGCATCCAACACCAGTGATCAACTCATTATATTCCCATGTGGTTTTGTTTCACACCTTTGCCCTCATCACCCCCTCTGAACTCGGCCAAATCCTAACATAGTATCGAAGGTGGActtgttattatttttagtTGGCATGCATTGTGTACTGTGTGGCTAAAAGTTGCCTAACCCACCATTAGCATCAACAAAACAAGGGTCAAAAACTGAATTAGGGGTTTAAGTAAAAGTGTTGAAACATCACAGAGTTAAGTAAGCTATATTTCCTCAGGGGGGAAGGGGGCTGGGTTATCTAGACAAATTGGCTATTTCATAGTGGGTGGGAGTGGATGGTAATTTAGGGGGTTCACATTTTGAAAGCTATGTTTCACATGTGGAAAATGAATCATGGCCTTATGAAAAGTAATGGTGACCCTCACAATTTATGCTATTATGTGTTAATCACAAAAATCCAGTGTGGTCGGGTTGCTAAATCTGCAAATTAGCTTTGGATCAACACAGGGTTTTGAACTATTTAAACTCCCAAACTTATAATGGTAATTTGTCAAGACTGGATGCAGGTGCTGATTATATATTTTCCCACCATAGCTTTGGAAACTCCATGACTTTATATTTTAAATTAAGTGTATACCTTGGTTGTGTTTTCTTGGTTTCTTGAATTACACATGACATCTGCTAACCATGCCATCCGTTGTTTACCTGCGGAGTGAAATATGTCCAGAGTTTAAGTTGGATCTAGGATAAACATATCAACAGGTTGCAGGGAACAATTTTAACCTTTTTATTAAGGAAAACAGTAGGGAAATTCCCCATTTTAGATCTTTTATTATACAAGATTAATATTTACAAGATATGTACAtccagaagaaaaagagaataACATAGTTGTGGGAGGTTATTGAAGCTTATGTACAGTAGGGAATAGTTAAATAGATTACAGGCCGGTTCGTTTGTGAGTGTtagtttttcttctgttttgctATGACgtttttatcttctttttgtttggaaaAGACCCGATAAATGAGTTGACAAAACCAAACATCATTTGATAGTTTGATaagttctactccctccgacccatgtaatatttcgaaaaGTAATATGAGTCAGAGGAAGTACTAGATTTTATACATGAGCAGCCCTTGAATTTAATTGTTTTCTGTAAACAGGTTCATGCAGCCAACAACCTGTTGGGGGATAATGTGTCGTCTGAGGACATCTATAAGCAGGCAGTTTCAAAGATAACGAGTCTGCTCTCCGGAGAGAATTAAGATGGAACCTCTtcattccctaaaaaaatggAACCTCTTCGTTGTTCTCTTGAAGTTGAGGGTATCTTGTCATTTACATTTGAGCATTTAGCATTTTGTGTCATGTCAGAATGGAACTATGGATCAGcctcaaaaaagaaggaaagaatGTAACTATGGATCATTCTGTGCAATAATGTGTCGTGTACACTGTTGTTTCGTACGTTGCTAAAACATCTTAACTTGGGCTTTCCAAGTTGAGACTGCTGTTGTTGGGATCTGCTGATCCATCTTAAAATGTTGTTCTTGATTCCGGTTCCGTTTATTTTTATCGAGAATGTGTTATTGATTAAGGTTGCAGTACAAACTAGCGTTTGATTGTTTAATTTGGGCCGCGGGTGAACTATCATATGCCAATagccagttttttttttgagagaaacGATACGGGAGCAACCATCGTGTGGCAAATTGACAGATGGACCTTAGCCCATTTCACATAAAAAGAATGCCTGGTGCAGAAGATCGCCGGACAGACTCCACGCTGCCATCTCGAAGCTGCCGTCGCCCGTCGCTGATGTCCGTCTCCTGTGGTTGATGCGCTCTTCACCATCGGTGTGGACGTCGAGGCCATGCTGGCTGGGCATGAAGGCCCGGAGGATGGGGGACGAGCTGTTCCGCCTCTGCTCCGACGCTGAGGTCGGCTCGGCTCGAGGCGCATTGCTCCGACGCCCTCGACAACCACCTGAGGCTCTTCCCGTGCTACGACGACAATGCCACCGATGAGCTGCCACCTTGACGCGATGGATGAAAGCCGAAGGCGCGCATGGTGAACTGCAGATCACTTTGTCGGTTGTCGCTGAGTCTTCATGTACTCGAAGGATACACTAGCAGCCTAGCGAAGCAGAGTACGAATTACATTACGTACTCAGCGTGCTCGCTCTGTAAACACTGATAACTACATGTTGGTTTCAAAGGAAGGCTATATGATTTCTTTGCATAAAAGCGATTTTGTTTGCAATACTactatattttttatgaagaCAGTTTTGATAAGAACAAGTTTATCTCAAAAACATTATCCAACGAGTGAGGGTCCTCAACCAACTCACCCAAATCCTCAGTTTTCCAGCAAGAAATTAGAGAGGGAGAAAGTTGGAAAGAAGACAGGTCTCGTATGTCAAGAAAGATTCATGTGTCGTTCATGACCGTGGACACGACTATTCGAATAGTTTTATACTCTGCAGAGGTTGTACGCTGCACCCACATGACACGATCTTGCCTAACCAGCTGCCACTGGTGAATACACATACAGTACCGACAATGAGTCGTGACAAGGTCTTTCAAAAGAACATACTCAATGTGACATGCCCACTAGGTTTCAACACGGAAGGACATCGCCCGACGATTCACAGTCCGGGCCCCCCTTTTGTGCCGAGGGTTCCCTATGACCCTATCTCAGGCGACACCCCATGAGCGGTACGGCAATGACCACACTAAGCATGAACTCCATACCAAACCAAGGCAaagcccatatagcatgtggTCGCACGATTGTCACAATCTTCAAATTCAGGACTTATTAGGCCTCATCCGCTACGGGCAGCAAATTGCTCCCACACAGGCTAGCAGTTGTTCCTTCAACCAATGATCCAGCTGCCACCCGCACCAGTTGCATGGTAAGTTTCACCCAGAGTAGGTTGAGAGAGTACAAGAAGGTTCCAAGAAGAGGGACTACTCCTAGCTCAGCGAGCTCAACAACTTTCAACAATGATATCATCGATCCGAAGATCACTTAGAAACCCCCGAAAAGGCAAATGAAAGATTCCTAATGAATAATATGAGCATGGCTAAGCATTTCTACTCTACAAGATTACTATATAAACTATTCCAGGAATCAAAGGAATGGCAACAAGCGGATCATGACAaaaatagcatgcatgtttataaaacaataaaataactaACTAATGCCCATTTGAAAACATAGGATAAATATGatcaaagagagagagagagggggggggggggcatgccTTCGTTGATGAATTATTcttcttcagcttcagcttcttttCCTTGTTCCACCTCATCACTCACTACTCGTCGTAGCGATAACCAGAacacacaaaataaatacaaatacaataaagccaaatgaaataaaaataagagaGCGAATAGACGAGGAGGCCAAGAATAAGTTTAGAAACTTGGAAAGGATAGGAACAACTTTGATAGGAATGGGACACCAAGATTCATTCTAACAAAGTAAACCATATACCCAACATGAGTGATATATCTCGATTGGTAGCAACACAACAAACAGTCATATAGCTGAGCATGAATGAAAACACCAAAGGACAAAGTAAAACGATTTGCCACAACAGTTTACAATCATCAACCAACTCCTATCATACCAATGATACCAGCAAGAAGCATAAACTATATATCAAGCATACAACAAGATGAGAGCATGACAAAGGCTAAGATAAATATCTATGCAAGATAAAGCTATACAAACAATTATTGACTTCGACAAGGCAACAATAATTGAGAAACAAAGCATGCATGCTCTCCAAGGATAATAATAAACAACCGATAAACAAGTATGAGGTAAACACAAACTCACAAGAGACTATCTAAGCACGCAAGCACAATTCTATACAGCTAAGACAAAGCACATGATCTGTAGATTCAACAGATAAAAGACTGGTAAACAAGTCATAAGATTCTATACTACTAAAACAAGCAATAATTTATACCGATGGCATGAGCATAACAAGACGCATGAGAGATGCTCCTTACTATATGTAACTACATAATGCAAATCATGCACCACAAGttttgtcgcaccagtggcacccggggtaccaccgctgcgcgacgcgtgggccccattcccgagttcccgggaaggtttcatcccgggcagcgtctatgagtagcccggcaagctaccagcccggaaggggctagcggggcttcagggaacattcccgcctgggcacctcccgggaagctgcttcccgggggaggttcccgggtgtgttgggcccgggtgcttcccgggatCGACTTGCCGGggcagggggttcccgggcgcatgcccccgcctcaggcgCGGGGCCCAGTGGCCCGATCAACAACGCCACAAGGATGCGTGtcgggcgtgggatgcgcggtcccaccagggcaaggagtaaagcgcacggctcagtaaatgagccgaccggcGGGttgttacccgtccgatcaaaggaacagtggctgtccgatcctactctagggtttttagacccctagcggcagaggtggcgtccatgcgtgccaccagctcaccgggaggagttgtatgcctcctcgcccgacacttgtagcccatgcaccgtggcacctgtggcatccccttgagtataaaaggaggacccatgccagcggtcagggtttttttttgttggtccGGTTCCGAGTAGGGTGAAAAGGCTAGGCAGAAGATTAGTTGGCTCCAGCAGGCAGCTGGGTGACCGGCTCATAGTCGGCTTCCAGCACTAGCAAAGGGTAGTAGGAGCTACCTAGCCAGAGGgagaaagcccgggaacttgccCAGCAACTTGTAAACTCCTGATTCtaaatcaatatcagctcagacaagcagaacgtagggttttacaccttcgggtggaccgaacctgggtaaaaaacgtgcgtgtgtttgttcTCGGATTAGCACGCACTTTTTTGTACTCCctttcgccggccccgccgggcctcatcggccgtgtcGGCGATCGCCAGGGGCCCtgccccgacgcccctaccgaacctaaaagggggccgtgaccgcacacccccggtgtcggagcaccgtgcgacgacatctggcgcgccaggtagggggcgcggcaGTAGAGCTCCTCGGTaaccgccggcagcggcgtcaGCATCGACGTCGGCCTTGCTTTCTTCGCTGACGAGactagtcaccatgccccccaagcgggctggtgatcctcgtatagacccgcgtgaggccccagcggcacacacg includes:
- the LOC100821939 gene encoding transcription factor bHLH95, giving the protein MAQENTNTDGKNNEALAAANSSKFMSSGSGSRSKDSDLTDAGIVDKGKGIVKAEEQEEGGGSKGKMMSIVQPADATAGGSCRRALHAATERERRRQMSELFSNLHGLLPSLPDKTNKSTIVMEAIHYIKTLEGTLSELEKRKQDLARGICLSSSAARATMMAHQPPAGGIFPAGAAAVAPVGAAVPAVPVELQKWSGQNVVLSLSGDDAHINVCSARRTGLLTMVVAILEKYGIEVVTSEIASNSSRNRFTFHTHRVHAANNLLGDNVSSEDIYKQAVSKITSLLSGEN